GAACTATTTTTTTGTTAAAGATTAGCGCATATTAATATTCTTTTTTTAAAATTTAGAAAACTTCTATAGCCATATGCAGTATTTTTTAATACTTTTATTTTCCTTATTACTCCTTCAATCCTTCCATTTGAATATGAAAAAGAAAGAGAATTTTCAATATATTCAAAATATTTCTTAAATGTTTTAAGAGCTGTTTTAATAAATCCTTCAAACTT
The window above is part of the Fusobacterium russii ATCC 25533 genome. Proteins encoded here:
- a CDS encoding transposase yields the protein KFEGFIKTALKTFKKYFEYIENSLSFSYSNGRIEGVIRKIKVLKNTAYGYRSFLNFKKRILICANL